Proteins encoded in a region of the Geobacillus genomosp. 3 genome:
- the ctaE gene encoding cytochrome c oxidase subunit III, which produces MHVEEKLTAETFPAAPERATLEGKNKFLGFWLFLGGETVLFASLFATYLALKDKTNGGPSAEELFQMPLVFMMTMLLLTSSLTSVYAIYHMKNFDFKKMQLWFGITVLLGAGFLALEIYEFYEYVHEGHKFTASAFASAFYTLVGTHGAHVTFGLFWILTLMIRNAKRGLNLYNAPKFYVASLYWHFIDVVWVFIFTVVYLMGMVG; this is translated from the coding sequence ATGCATGTCGAGGAAAAGTTGACGGCCGAGACGTTCCCGGCTGCACCGGAACGCGCCACCCTTGAGGGAAAAAATAAATTTCTCGGCTTCTGGCTGTTTTTAGGCGGAGAGACGGTGCTGTTCGCCTCTCTCTTCGCCACCTATTTGGCGCTCAAAGACAAAACAAACGGCGGTCCTTCCGCCGAAGAGCTGTTCCAAATGCCGCTCGTGTTTATGATGACAATGCTCCTGTTAACGAGTAGTTTGACGAGTGTGTATGCCATTTACCATATGAAAAACTTTGACTTTAAAAAAATGCAGCTTTGGTTCGGCATTACCGTCCTGCTTGGCGCGGGGTTTTTGGCTTTGGAAATTTACGAGTTTTATGAGTATGTTCACGAAGGCCATAAGTTTACGGCAAGCGCCTTTGCATCTGCATTTTACACGCTTGTTGGCACACACGGTGCACACGTGACGTTTGGGCTGTTTTGGATTTTAACGCTCATGATTCGCAATGCAAAGCGTGGGTTAAACTTATACAACGCTCCGAAATTTTATGTTGCGAGCCTTTACTGGCATTTCATTGACGTCGTCTGGGTGTTCATTTTTACCGTTGTATATTTAATGGGAATGGTGGGGTGA
- the ctaF gene encoding cytochrome c oxidase subunit IVB, producing the protein MANQTNSGNERIDLMYRRRKNAEEMRHQVIAFVLMILLTLIAFAAVGYEEFSHWFVIPFILLLAGVQVAFQLYYFMHMSHKGHEFPALFMYGGVLVMLVLVWAFSTVIWW; encoded by the coding sequence ATGGCGAACCAAACGAATTCAGGAAATGAGCGCATCGACTTAATGTACCGCCGCCGGAAAAATGCCGAAGAAATGCGCCACCAAGTCATTGCTTTCGTGTTGATGATTTTGTTGACATTGATCGCTTTTGCTGCGGTCGGCTACGAAGAGTTTTCCCATTGGTTTGTCATTCCATTTATTTTGCTTTTAGCCGGCGTGCAAGTGGCGTTTCAGTTGTACTATTTCATGCATATGAGCCATAAGGGACATGAATTTCCAGCGCTATTTATGTATGGCGGCGTGCTTGTCATGTTAGTTCTCGTTTGGGCGTTTTCGACGGTCATTTGGTGGTAA
- the ctaG gene encoding cytochrome c oxidase assembly factor CtaG translates to MFQSLQMFGPVALWSPFFLLALVTVVLLYLGATGPWRQRFGLDAPVSRKQKAYFLTGIALLYVCKGSPLDLLGHLTFTAHMVQMALLYLTVPQCLILGIPEPFYERIFRIAAVRRSFQLLTKPIVSLLLFNGLFSLYHVPMIFDVVKTNMFLHAFVTTAIFVAAFFMWWPLVNKLSGWTALSGLKKMGYIFADGMLLTPACALIIFAGTPLYKTYTDPEAWMTSLALCVPPGILASLDLTGPQMFLSMSPLHDQQLGGVLMKIIQEIVYGIMLFFIFSEWYRKEREKEPSMDMAPRPTKL, encoded by the coding sequence ATGTTTCAATCGCTGCAAATGTTTGGTCCAGTGGCGCTTTGGAGTCCGTTTTTTCTGTTGGCATTAGTGACTGTTGTCTTGTTGTACCTCGGAGCTACCGGACCGTGGCGGCAGCGGTTTGGCCTCGATGCCCCTGTTTCGAGAAAGCAAAAAGCGTACTTTTTGACAGGAATCGCCCTTCTTTACGTATGCAAAGGTTCCCCCCTTGATTTACTGGGCCATTTGACGTTTACCGCCCATATGGTGCAAATGGCGCTGCTTTACTTAACTGTGCCGCAATGTTTGATTTTAGGGATTCCGGAGCCGTTTTATGAGCGGATATTCCGGATTGCAGCGGTGCGCCGTTCGTTTCAGCTGTTGACAAAACCGATCGTGTCATTGCTTTTGTTTAACGGTTTATTTTCCTTGTACCATGTTCCAATGATTTTTGACGTTGTGAAAACAAATATGTTTTTGCATGCTTTTGTTACAACGGCCATTTTCGTTGCGGCCTTTTTCATGTGGTGGCCGCTCGTGAATAAACTTTCCGGATGGACGGCATTATCAGGACTAAAAAAAATGGGTTATATTTTTGCCGACGGCATGCTGCTTACGCCGGCTTGTGCGCTCATTATCTTTGCCGGCACCCCGCTCTATAAGACGTACACGGATCCGGAAGCATGGATGACCAGCTTGGCGCTTTGCGTGCCGCCGGGAATACTGGCTTCGCTTGACTTGACCGGACCGCAAATGTTTTTGTCGATGTCCCCGCTTCATGATCAGCAGCTTGGCGGGGTATTGATGAAAATTATTCAAGAAATTGTGTACGGGATTATGCTGTTCTTTATTTTTAGCGAGTGGTATCGGAAAGAACGGGAAAAAGAACCGAGCATGGATATGGCACCGCGGCCGACTAAACTGTAG
- a CDS encoding DUF420 domain-containing protein: MAILPTISTSCIVISALLVAYGWYLISRKRTEAHKKVMLAAAAFALLFFIIYMSRTLFIGNTSFGGPEDVKVYYTVFLIFHIVLATVGAVFGLVTIWTGLKDKRSRHRRLGPVASIIWFGSASTGAVVYWLLYVLYPGGQTTSLIKAVLGF; encoded by the coding sequence ATGGCGATTTTACCGACGATCAGCACGAGTTGTATTGTGATCAGCGCCTTGCTGGTCGCTTACGGCTGGTACTTGATCAGCCGCAAGCGGACGGAGGCACATAAAAAGGTGATGTTAGCCGCTGCCGCCTTTGCGCTTTTGTTTTTTATCATTTATATGTCGCGGACGTTGTTTATTGGCAATACGAGCTTTGGCGGACCAGAAGACGTCAAAGTGTATTATACCGTATTTCTCATTTTCCATATTGTTTTAGCGACGGTCGGGGCGGTGTTTGGGCTTGTGACCATTTGGACCGGATTAAAAGACAAGCGATCCCGTCATCGCCGTCTCGGTCCGGTGGCAAGCATCATTTGGTTTGGCAGTGCCTCAACCGGTGCTGTTGTCTATTGGCTGCTTTATGTGCTTTACCCGGGGGGACAGACGACTTCGCTCATTAAAGCGGTATTGGGCTTTTAG
- a CDS encoding Asp23/Gls24 family envelope stress response protein produces the protein MNTFRYRKRSAVEATLLTVVMMCVCEWEEVVPDDCEVFVTVSQSGGCHITVKLSIRYGAPVLAVCRQLQQQIAEEIAAMTPYSAESVDVTVKRLVAP, from the coding sequence GTGAATACGTTTCGATACCGGAAGCGGAGCGCTGTGGAAGCGACGCTGCTGACGGTTGTCATGATGTGTGTGTGCGAGTGGGAAGAGGTTGTGCCGGATGACTGCGAAGTGTTCGTGACGGTCTCCCAGAGCGGTGGGTGCCACATTACGGTGAAGCTGTCCATCCGATACGGGGCGCCGGTGCTTGCCGTCTGCCGGCAGCTGCAGCAGCAAATTGCCGAGGAGATCGCCGCGATGACGCCATACAGCGCCGAGTCGGTCGACGTGACGGTCAAGCGGCTTGTCGCACCGTAA
- a CDS encoding YugN family protein: MKFENSGLENQTVELSRLDDIMAHHGFVRAAQWDYERVTYDRKYVIKEGTYYLRVQGYAIEGDVGSRYALIKLLTPILGKHYYPHGVEYGEGEHFPSSLVSQCQKVLEQVKSEIDKTKE, encoded by the coding sequence ATGAAATTTGAAAATAGCGGCCTTGAAAATCAGACGGTTGAACTGTCCCGCCTTGATGACATCATGGCGCACCACGGTTTTGTGCGCGCGGCGCAGTGGGATTACGAGCGGGTCACGTACGATCGGAAATACGTGATTAAAGAAGGAACGTACTATTTGCGCGTTCAAGGGTACGCGATCGAAGGGGATGTCGGCTCGCGCTATGCGCTCATTAAACTGCTCACGCCGATTTTAGGAAAACATTACTATCCGCACGGTGTTGAATATGGCGAAGGTGAACATTTTCCGTCTTCTCTTGTCAGCCAATGCCAAAAAGTATTGGAGCAGGTCAAAAGCGAAATCGACAAGACGAAAGAGTAA
- a CDS encoding CBS domain-containing protein, which translates to MQTVRDVMSTDVQYCTPLDNMYEVAVKMREFNVGAIPIVDHGRLVGMITDRDLVVRGIAEKHPGSTAVTEVMSRELVTVSPDDSVQKAADLMARHQIRRLPVVADGRLVGIVALGDLATNRYSDESAGRALSEISEQHTVH; encoded by the coding sequence ATGCAAACGGTACGGGACGTCATGTCGACGGATGTGCAATATTGCACCCCGCTCGACAACATGTATGAAGTAGCTGTGAAAATGCGTGAATTTAATGTTGGCGCCATTCCGATTGTCGATCATGGCCGCCTCGTCGGCATGATTACCGACCGCGATTTAGTCGTGCGCGGCATCGCGGAAAAGCACCCCGGTTCGACGGCGGTGACGGAGGTGATGAGCCGCGAGCTTGTAACAGTATCGCCGGACGATTCGGTGCAAAAAGCGGCAGATTTGATGGCGCGCCATCAAATTCGCCGTCTCCCGGTCGTGGCAGACGGTCGTTTAGTCGGCATCGTTGCGCTTGGTGACCTGGCGACGAACCGCTATTCTGATGAAAGCGCCGGCCGTGCGCTGAGCGAGATTTCCGAACAACATACGGTCCATTAG
- a CDS encoding CAP domain-containing protein, which yields MKWFFLFLLFLIGFYYFAPSPPPPSPPEQPKTDGYVLKEPEATAGIVALIGQPAQEATKQLGTPDRIDPSAYGYDWWVYSRRPESYVQIGVFEGRIVTALVGGKKVNVEPFAVGQRLQTIFQTMPVLSNIEIKLNSGTYRFELSEQDYSSRPVVKVGDVYAQLYIDRFTGSVAAVRLMDAETFVKLRPYELVYRGRLPAAASLSEEEQRNVDAANAKQIFDWTNLIRRRHGLSPLIWDDKAAAAAAKHSRDMHDHRFFSHESPQYGDLSKRLSALNVSFQLAGENIAAHQVDGVEATAGWLNSEKHREIMLNEQFTHLGVGVYADYYTQNFLTPL from the coding sequence GTGAAATGGTTTTTCCTTTTTTTGTTATTCTTGATCGGATTTTATTACTTTGCGCCGAGTCCGCCGCCCCCGAGCCCTCCGGAGCAGCCGAAGACAGACGGTTATGTGTTGAAAGAGCCGGAGGCGACGGCCGGCATTGTCGCCTTAATTGGCCAACCGGCGCAAGAGGCGACAAAACAGCTCGGTACGCCGGATCGGATCGATCCGTCCGCCTATGGCTATGATTGGTGGGTGTACAGCCGCCGTCCCGAGTCGTATGTGCAAATTGGTGTGTTCGAAGGTCGGATCGTCACTGCCTTGGTCGGCGGGAAAAAGGTGAATGTCGAGCCATTTGCGGTCGGCCAGCGCTTACAAACGATTTTTCAAACGATGCCGGTTCTATCCAACATTGAAATTAAGCTAAACAGCGGAACGTACCGGTTTGAGCTGTCTGAACAAGATTACTCGTCAAGACCGGTCGTCAAAGTCGGCGATGTATATGCCCAGCTGTACATCGATCGGTTCACCGGCAGCGTGGCAGCTGTTCGTCTCATGGACGCTGAAACGTTTGTAAAGCTGCGGCCGTACGAGCTTGTTTACCGTGGCCGTCTGCCTGCAGCTGCCTCCTTGTCGGAAGAAGAGCAACGAAACGTTGATGCAGCCAATGCGAAGCAAATTTTCGACTGGACGAATTTGATCCGCCGCCGCCATGGGCTTTCTCCTCTTATCTGGGATGACAAAGCGGCCGCCGCCGCTGCCAAGCATAGTCGGGATATGCATGACCACCGATTTTTCTCCCATGAGTCGCCGCAATACGGTGATCTGTCCAAACGGTTGAGCGCACTGAACGTATCCTTCCAGTTGGCCGGGGAAAATATCGCCGCCCATCAGGTGGACGGTGTGGAGGCGACCGCCGGATGGTTAAACAGCGAGAAACATCGGGAAATTATGCTGAACGAACAGTTTACTCACCTTGGCGTCGGTGTTTATGCCGATTATTACACGCAAAACTTCTTGACGCCGCTATAA
- a CDS encoding YlbD family protein yields the protein MAKPLHPSVEQFKQFVKKHPKLIQEVRSGKKTWKQVYEDWYLFGEDDDIWEPYRDVNNKEKEEEKGTGKWLDKLAAMLGQLDAAEVQKHLTNVQQAIAAIQGILSEFQGAGPQRPNNETHPFSFRKD from the coding sequence ATGGCCAAGCCTCTGCATCCTTCCGTTGAACAGTTCAAACAGTTTGTCAAAAAACACCCGAAACTCATCCAAGAGGTGCGCAGCGGCAAAAAGACGTGGAAGCAAGTGTACGAAGACTGGTACTTGTTCGGAGAGGATGACGACATATGGGAGCCGTACCGCGACGTAAACAACAAGGAGAAAGAGGAAGAAAAAGGAACAGGCAAATGGCTTGATAAGCTCGCCGCAATGCTTGGGCAGCTTGACGCGGCAGAAGTGCAAAAACATTTGACGAACGTCCAGCAGGCCATTGCTGCGATCCAAGGCATTCTTTCCGAATTTCAAGGAGCCGGTCCGCAACGTCCGAACAACGAGACGCATCCGTTTTCCTTCCGTAAAGACTAA
- a CDS encoding YlbE-like family protein gives MRRDVWQYVQANPMLRAFLREQPRWYRLLARRPHELSTLQLAALRHYEQTIPDKVEKISQSLQMASLMWQMFKALRD, from the coding sequence ATGAGAAGAGACGTATGGCAATATGTGCAGGCAAATCCAATGTTGCGTGCGTTTTTGCGTGAACAGCCGCGCTGGTACCGGTTGCTTGCCCGCCGCCCGCATGAGCTGTCGACACTTCAGTTGGCCGCTTTGCGCCACTATGAGCAAACGATTCCTGATAAAGTAGAAAAAATTTCCCAATCGCTGCAAATGGCCTCGCTTATGTGGCAAATGTTCAAAGCGCTGCGCGACTAA
- a CDS encoding YlbF family regulator — translation MRIATLERIEILDKAEALAKMVVESDVADEYRRAFWRLKQDRRAQQLIGRFVKLKERYEEVQRFGKYHPDYRSVMKEVREAKRELDLHETVAVFKEAEKALQQLLDDISVLIGKAVSEHVKVPTGNPYFLSAGCSGGCGGGGSCGCRI, via the coding sequence GTGAGGATTGCTACTCTCGAGCGCATCGAGATTTTGGATAAAGCGGAAGCATTAGCGAAAATGGTTGTTGAGTCAGACGTGGCGGACGAATATCGCCGCGCGTTTTGGCGGCTCAAGCAAGACCGCCGCGCCCAACAGTTGATCGGCCGCTTTGTGAAGCTGAAGGAACGGTACGAGGAAGTGCAGCGCTTTGGCAAATATCATCCCGATTACCGCAGCGTGATGAAAGAAGTGCGCGAGGCGAAACGGGAGCTTGATTTGCACGAGACGGTCGCCGTCTTTAAAGAGGCGGAAAAGGCGCTGCAGCAGCTGCTTGATGATATTAGCGTGCTGATCGGCAAGGCTGTATCGGAACATGTGAAAGTGCCGACCGGCAATCCGTATTTTTTGTCGGCCGGCTGTTCCGGCGGTTGCGGGGGCGGTGGGAGCTGCGGCTGCCGCATATAG
- a CDS encoding YlbG family protein gives MFPKRQGIIVWLHSLKYGKQLRKFGNIHYISKRLKYAVLYCDMEQVDHVMKRLAALPFVKRVEPSYRPFLRMEFESKREKEKDSPYPLG, from the coding sequence ATGTTTCCAAAACGGCAAGGGATTATCGTTTGGCTTCACTCGCTGAAATACGGGAAACAGCTGCGCAAGTTCGGCAACATTCATTACATTTCCAAGCGGCTGAAGTATGCAGTTCTTTACTGCGATATGGAGCAGGTCGACCATGTGATGAAAAGGCTTGCCGCACTCCCGTTTGTCAAGCGGGTCGAGCCGTCGTACCGACCGTTTTTAAGGATGGAGTTTGAATCGAAAAGGGAGAAAGAAAAAGACTCCCCATATCCGCTTGGATGA
- a CDS encoding DUF7147 family protein, whose product MIQRFIELGEGYSDLYELIELARVNRHRLSGFFAFHTLKKDQAVVSLAVVLHPTNPGDFQPLYICREGIPDPSVKPNRRYELFAETGKELGTTIIHLDVKPSTMFADLDLYYQHLIGIMRMNRFIPPLQ is encoded by the coding sequence ATGATTCAACGTTTTATCGAACTTGGCGAAGGCTATTCGGATCTATACGAATTGATCGAGTTGGCGCGGGTCAATCGCCATCGCTTATCCGGCTTCTTTGCCTTTCATACGCTGAAAAAAGACCAGGCCGTCGTCTCCTTGGCCGTTGTGCTTCACCCAACCAACCCGGGCGACTTTCAGCCGCTTTATATTTGCCGTGAAGGCATTCCTGATCCGTCCGTCAAACCGAACAGACGGTACGAACTGTTCGCAGAAACCGGAAAAGAGCTTGGTACAACCATCATCCATCTCGATGTCAAACCATCGACCATGTTCGCTGACCTTGATCTGTACTACCAGCACTTAATCGGCATTATGCGGATGAATCGCTTCATTCCGCCGCTTCAATAG
- the rsmD gene encoding 16S rRNA (guanine(966)-N(2))-methyltransferase RsmD, whose product MRVISGTCKGRHLQAVPGMSTRPTTDKVKEAIFNMIGPYFTEGIGLDLFAGSGGLGIEALSRGLERVIFVDHDAKAVQTVRKNVAACGLEKRAEIYRNDAERALKAVAKRGLRFSVIFLDPPYKEKKWPALLSLIAGHDLLEASGVVVAEHPVGAELPEEAGNLKQWKRETYGITGVTMYRRTDEQKGDESDGEHCRLPREL is encoded by the coding sequence ATGAGAGTAATTTCCGGAACATGTAAAGGCCGGCATCTGCAAGCGGTTCCAGGGATGTCGACGCGTCCAACGACCGATAAAGTGAAAGAAGCGATCTTCAATATGATCGGACCATATTTCACGGAAGGAATCGGCCTTGATTTGTTCGCCGGCAGCGGCGGTTTAGGCATTGAAGCGCTCAGCCGCGGGCTCGAGCGCGTCATTTTCGTTGACCACGATGCGAAGGCAGTGCAAACGGTCCGAAAAAACGTTGCTGCCTGCGGGCTCGAGAAACGGGCGGAAATCTACCGCAACGATGCCGAGCGGGCATTAAAGGCAGTAGCGAAACGCGGCTTGCGCTTCTCTGTCATTTTTCTCGATCCGCCATATAAGGAGAAAAAGTGGCCGGCGCTTTTATCGTTGATTGCCGGTCATGACTTGTTAGAGGCGAGCGGCGTTGTAGTCGCCGAACATCCCGTCGGGGCCGAGCTGCCGGAGGAAGCCGGCAACCTGAAGCAATGGAAACGGGAAACGTATGGCATTACCGGCGTCACCATGTATCGCCGGACAGACGAACAGAAAGGGGACGAAAGCGATGGCGAGCATTGCCGTTTGCCCAGGGAGCTTTGA
- the coaD gene encoding pantetheine-phosphate adenylyltransferase, with product MASIAVCPGSFDPVTYGHLDIIKRGAKVFDQVYVAVLNNSSKKPLFTVEERMELLREVTRTLENVRVESFHGLLVDYARSKKANAILRGLRAVSDFEYEMQITSMNRVLDENIETFFMMTNSQYAFLSSSIVKEVAKYNGDISELVPPIVEAALRQKFASAAD from the coding sequence ATGGCGAGCATTGCCGTTTGCCCAGGGAGCTTTGACCCTGTGACATACGGGCATTTGGATATTATTAAACGGGGAGCGAAAGTGTTTGACCAAGTTTATGTTGCCGTGTTAAACAATTCGTCAAAAAAGCCGCTGTTTACCGTCGAGGAGCGGATGGAGTTGCTGCGCGAGGTGACGCGGACGCTCGAGAACGTTCGTGTTGAATCCTTTCACGGCCTGCTTGTCGACTATGCCCGCAGCAAAAAGGCGAACGCCATTTTGCGCGGTTTGCGTGCCGTGTCCGATTTTGAGTATGAAATGCAAATTACGTCGATGAACCGCGTCCTCGATGAGAACATCGAAACATTTTTTATGATGACAAACAGCCAATATGCGTTTTTAAGCTCTAGCATCGTCAAAGAAGTTGCGAAATATAATGGCGATATTTCCGAGCTCGTCCCCCCGATCGTGGAAGCGGCGCTAAGGCAGAAGTTTGCATCTGCCGCCGATTAA
- the ylbJ gene encoding sporulation integral membrane protein YlbJ, producing MKRNWGTKLKTALLASAVTLFAFSLICYPKQSLEASIRGLNMWWEVVFPSLLPFFIVSELLISFGVVNFLGVLLEPLMRPLFRVPGVGGFAWAMGMASGYPSGAKLTARLYQEKQLSTIEAERLASFTNSSNPLFIFGAVSAGFFNNPHLGLVLAVSHYLGNIGVGLIMRFHGIRKEQGRPKRSPRPFSFPYALRTLHKTRLKNEQPLGKLLGDAVRSSVQTLLMIGGFIILFSVVNKLLYMVHLTEQLAPLLRHLLRLAQLPEQLDIPVFSGLFEITLGSQMISQTEAATLLEKAVAASFVLAFGGFSVQAQVASILAEANIRFQPFFVARLMHGVFAASFTYLLWEPLYVRTASGEPGIVPAFLPTASGGAWDEGWQLLQQYGPLVTLLFLCLYIWLAAKAANETRGRL from the coding sequence TTGAAACGAAACTGGGGAACAAAATTGAAAACGGCACTGCTCGCTTCCGCTGTCACCTTATTTGCGTTTTCGCTCATTTGCTACCCGAAACAGTCGCTTGAGGCGTCCATTCGCGGTTTAAATATGTGGTGGGAAGTCGTTTTTCCGTCGCTCTTGCCGTTTTTCATCGTCTCAGAGCTGCTCATCAGTTTTGGCGTCGTGAACTTTCTCGGCGTCTTGCTTGAACCGCTGATGCGCCCGTTGTTTCGGGTCCCGGGCGTTGGCGGGTTTGCCTGGGCGATGGGAATGGCGTCCGGCTACCCGTCCGGAGCCAAACTGACCGCCCGCCTGTACCAGGAGAAACAACTATCTACCATTGAAGCCGAGCGGCTCGCTTCCTTCACTAACTCGTCGAACCCGCTGTTCATTTTTGGCGCTGTTTCGGCTGGATTTTTCAACAATCCACATCTCGGTCTTGTGTTGGCTGTTTCCCATTATTTAGGGAACATTGGCGTCGGATTGATCATGCGTTTTCACGGCATCCGAAAGGAACAAGGGCGGCCAAAGCGAAGCCCCCGCCCGTTTTCGTTTCCGTATGCGCTGCGCACGTTGCACAAAACGCGGTTGAAAAACGAACAACCGCTTGGCAAACTGCTCGGCGACGCTGTCCGCTCCTCCGTCCAGACGTTGTTAATGATCGGTGGTTTTATTATTCTCTTTTCTGTCGTCAACAAACTGTTGTACATGGTGCACCTGACGGAACAGCTCGCTCCGCTGCTGCGCCATCTGCTTCGCCTCGCCCAGCTGCCGGAGCAGCTTGACATCCCAGTGTTTTCCGGACTGTTTGAAATTACGCTCGGCAGTCAAATGATCAGCCAAACAGAGGCGGCGACGCTGCTTGAAAAAGCGGTGGCGGCAAGCTTCGTCCTCGCTTTCGGCGGCTTTTCGGTTCAAGCGCAAGTCGCCAGCATCCTTGCCGAAGCCAACATTCGCTTTCAGCCGTTTTTTGTCGCCCGTCTGATGCACGGAGTATTCGCGGCTTCATTTACATACTTGCTTTGGGAGCCGTTGTATGTACGGACAGCCAGCGGAGAGCCGGGCATCGTTCCGGCGTTTCTGCCCACCGCCTCGGGCGGCGCTTGGGATGAAGGCTGGCAGCTGCTGCAGCAATATGGGCCGCTAGTGACACTTCTCTTTCTTTGCCTGTATATATGGCTGGCCGCCAAAGCAGCCAATGAAACCCGTGGGCGCTTGTAG
- a CDS encoding patatin-like phospholipase family protein has translation MPPKVGLALGSGGARGFAHLGVLKVLEEEDIPVSCLAGSSIGALIAVLYASGHGLNRLYRLAKSFRRNDFLDWTVPKMGLIAGDRIAEFIRLLTKGKRIEDLSPPVAVVAADLQTGGKVVFRQGEAAQAVRASISIPGIFVPAEIDGRLLVDGGVVDRVPVSVVRAMGADIVIAVDVAPLNTRAEITSIVDVIWQSLDILQAELVAYRQLASDVMIRPRVERYSSRAFTDVEEIIACGEEEARRRIRAIRQAIEQWKEPWHE, from the coding sequence GTGCCGCCGAAGGTCGGATTGGCGCTCGGTTCAGGAGGGGCGCGCGGATTTGCCCATCTTGGCGTATTAAAAGTATTGGAGGAGGAAGATATTCCGGTGTCCTGCTTGGCCGGCAGCAGCATCGGGGCTCTGATCGCCGTTCTTTATGCGAGCGGTCATGGCCTCAACCGGCTCTATCGGCTCGCTAAATCGTTCCGGCGCAACGATTTTCTTGACTGGACGGTACCAAAAATGGGGTTGATTGCCGGCGATCGCATCGCTGAGTTCATCCGTTTGTTGACGAAAGGGAAACGAATCGAGGATCTTTCTCCGCCGGTGGCGGTTGTCGCTGCCGATTTGCAGACGGGGGGGAAAGTCGTGTTTCGGCAAGGGGAAGCGGCTCAGGCGGTGCGGGCGAGCATTTCGATTCCCGGAATTTTTGTGCCGGCTGAGATAGATGGGAGGCTGCTTGTCGACGGCGGCGTCGTCGATCGGGTGCCGGTATCGGTCGTTCGGGCGATGGGGGCGGATATTGTCATCGCCGTCGATGTCGCCCCGCTTAACACGAGGGCAGAAATTACATCGATTGTCGATGTAATTTGGCAGAGCCTCGACATTTTGCAAGCCGAGCTCGTCGCCTACCGCCAGCTCGCCTCAGACGTGATGATCCGGCCGCGTGTTGAGCGATACAGCTCGCGGGCGTTTACGGATGTTGAGGAAATTATCGCCTGCGGCGAAGAAGAAGCGCGGAGACGGATCAGGGCGATCCGCCAAGCGATCGAACAGTGGAAGGAGCCATGGCACGAATGA